ATAGGAAAGCTGAAGCATCGCGAGTGCTTCGCGCGCACGTAGCTCTTCCGGCGTCAGCTCCAACGTTACACGCGCATCGATCGACAACTCTTCTCCCAAACGAAGAAGTTTGCCCAGGTACTTCTCGTTGAGGGCAAACCGCACGGGCTCGTCAATGAATCCCAGCAGTGCGCGTCGTGAAACCTCGAGCTCGACCGTGTCGGCGTCGCTCGCTTGTGGCATCGGCAGTCGGGCTACTTCACGCTCTGCAGCCGCTTGAAGCTTCGACCGCGTAGCATCTGGCCGGAGTTTCATCATCGTCGGTCCCGCGGCCCGAACGGAACCGATCCCTGCCTGACGCCACGTCAAGTTCCGGAGCAACCCATACAGCGAATACGCAACCCATGTCTTGTTCGTGTTGTTCTTCCCGACGAACACCGTCAGCGGCCGAATGTCGAGCTCCGCCTCGTTGATCCGACCCAGGTTGCGCACGTGGAGCTTCATGCCCCGATCCTACCGCAACCTCTTGTCATGCCGCAACGGCCCATGTACCGTTCGCACTCGTCGTGACGTACTGCGGAAGCTCACAAGGCATGCACGAGACGAACCTGCCGAACGCAACAGACGACGCGTTCTTGCAGCGCTTCTGCGCGCTCGTTTCCGAGTTTGTCTCGGCACGCAGCACCGCCAGCCATCCCGAAGGGCTCGGGCATGTACGCCAAGCCATCGCGGCGCGTTTGTCCGCGTTGGGTTTTACCGTGAACATGCTGGGCGAAAAGCGTGCGGCACCCGTCGTCGTCGCCGTTCGTCCGGGCGCAAAAGATGCACCAAACGTCGGCCTTTTCGCGCATTACGACGTCGAAGAAGCCGGCGACGGTTGGTCCACCGATCCGTTTGTCCCCGTCATCGCCGACGGTCGCGTCCATGGCCGAGGCACGGGTGACAACCTCGGGCCGCTCGCATTACGACTGCTCGCGCTCGAAGATGCTTTGAACACAAACGATCGGCTGCCCGGGCTCGTGTGGGTCATCCAAGGCGAAGAAGAAATCGGTTCTCCTTGGGCGCACTCGGTTTTCCCAACGCTCGACCTGCCTCCCGTGGCCATTTGGCTCGAAGAAACCGGCTACTTCGAAGAAGATGGGACACAACGCATCCTGGCACGACGTATTCCGCCGAAATTGTCTCGCGTCGTCGATTGCATAACTGCCATGGCGAGCGCAGCGGGACGTGACGTGCGCATTCTCGATAGGTACTTGAACAAAGCGTTTGGCGAGGCACGCTGCCCCTGTTTGACGCATCTCTTGCGTGATGCTCCGTATCTCGCGATCGGCCCCAACGATACGCGTACGCGCATTCACGCCGCAAACGAATCCTTACCGCTCGGCACGATACTCTTGTCGAAAGCACAGTTTGTCTCGGTTCTTCACGAGGTCGCTCGATGCGAGTGATCGACGACCCCGATCTAGGAAATTGGCTCACGCGCGCGGAAGCGGAGGCATTCTGCGAGCGGCTCGGCGTCAACGTTAGCCAACGAGATGCCGCGAAACTCGGCGCGCTTGTCCGCGCGTACCTTGGAAAAATTCCGTTTCACAACGTTCACATGCTCGTGCGTTATGGTCGCGAGCCTTCGCGGGCGGAAATTCTCGCGGATATGGGCCGGGGACTCGGCGGCCCGTGCAACGTCATGAACCCGTTTTTCGCGGCACTCCTCGCGCAGCTTGGTTATGATGTCACGCTGCTCAGCGGATCGATGCAGCAGCCCGATTGCCACATTGCGCTCTGCGTACGTTTCGGCGAACATGCCTATTGGGCCGATGTGGGCAACGGGCATCCGTACCTCGAACCGATTCGACTTGGTGACGAGTCTCCGAAATTCTCCGCGGGTCTCGGGTATCGTCTCGTTGCACGACCATCTTGCGGGTATGTCATCGAGCATCAGTTCGACCGTGGGGGGCCGTGGAAAACGTGTTATACATTCACGCTCGAGCCGCGGCCGCATCGTTTTTTTGCCGCAATGATCGCCGAACATCACACGAAACCCGGTTTCGGCCCATTCATGACCGGCTTGCGCCTCATTCGGGTACCCGACGGATCGCTCACCGCCATTCGTGACGATGTCCTTCTGACCGGACGCGACGTGATCCAGAAGCATCACCTGGCCAGCAAAAATGCGCTCATTGATGCAGTGACCGAGCATTTTGGCGATATTGATTTGCCTATTCGGGACGCCGTCAAAGTGCTCGAAAGGCAAGGTATTACGATGTTTTCATCAAGGAGTGAACGAAATGATGAAGACGTTTTGCGTGAATGACACGAGGGCCAAGGTTTTTTTCGACGAACATGGGTTCGTCATCATCGAGCCGCAGTTTTGTCATGATGAGCGTAAAGCTCTGCTCCGAGCGCTCGAGGGGTTGATAGACAAATATTCGCAAGAGCAGGGCCTCCACCGCGACACGTATTTGGAGAACATTTCGCAATGGCGCGACATCTGGCGCGAGGACGCTTCGGGAACGTATCGCGCTTTGTTGCAGGACGAGCGGCTATGGGCAACGGCCGCGCATTTTCTGGGGCACCGGGGGACACGACTTTTGCACGATCATGTCATCATGAAACCGGCTCGGGCGAGCGGGACTGTGCCATGGCACCAGGATTATCCGTATTGGCCCGTAGCACCCGCGGAAGGTTTGTCCTGCTGGTGTCCACTCGAGGACGTTGGGCCCGAGGGCGGATGTCTCGAAGTCATCGATGGTTCACATCTCTTTGGAGAAAGCCCGCCGCAGGACTTCTTGGCAGGTGGGCGCGCTGAATTCGACGTACACGATGACCTCGTGCGTTTGCCCGCGCGCGCAGGAAGCATCGTCGTGCTCCACAGTTTGACGTGGCATCGTACCGGGCCAAACCTGGATGCAGGCTCTCGCCCGGCATACATCTCGTTATGGCTTCCCGCGGATGCTCGATATGCGCCGGAGCATTCGGGGTGGCATCCCGTGAACGAGCACGTAACGGTGAAGCCAGGCGAGGTGCTCAACGATGATTGGTTTCCCCGGTTCGGGGAACTTGTCGTACGCGAGCACGTAACGGCATCTCCACACGCGGCGCCACCTTTCGATGCGTCGAGCGATACTCTTTCGATGTTTACAGCGTCCGCGACGATTGCAGAACAATTGCGCACCATTCTCGAACGAGCAGGCGCGGGGCATCGAGTCGGGGGCATCGGCGTATTGCTTTCCGTGGATGGGGCTGCCGAAATGATTGTCCGTGAAACGCTCCGGGCGGGGGTCTGCCGAGCAGACCAAGTGCGTGATCTGGAAAGAGCACTGGCGAATCTGCGGATTTCGGCCGATGCATATCGGCTTCATCGAGCTCGCAACGTATACAATGGTGCTTACAGCGAATGGTGGAACGTCGCCGGTAGGGCGTGGAGTGCCCATCTTCGCGCCGAACGAAGCGGTTTGGCAGAGATATGAAGGAAAAACTCGTCGTCGGAATCATCGCCGACACGACCAATCCTGCGGCTGCGGAACGTCTCTTGGACGATCTCCATGATCTTGCTCGTCTCGATCAAGGGTTTTCGTCGATTGAAATAATTGTGTTGGAAAATTCGTCGGGCATCGACACCCATCCTATTTCATTTCGTGGCGCGAGTCACCTCGAGCTGCATCGGGTGGACCGGAATACCCAATTGCGCGATGCTGCACGTGGTTTTTTTGGAAATGTTCAGATTGGGACGGGGCGTCATCCCATCTCACTTGCTCGAACGTTGCTACAACGATATGCGCATGCTCGAACGTTACAAAAGCCCGCATGCGTGTGGATCCTCGACGAGGACCTTCGACTTGGGCCTCTTCTCGACGCAATACGCGCAGGAAAGCCGTATTTGTCCGAGCATATCGCAGTTTGTCGAAGTGAACACATTGACGTTGCGATCGGTCCCGTGCTCGGCGCGCCGCCCCTTCCCGCACGCAGCACGTTGCGAGTGAACCTCGAAGACGTATTGCGGCACTTGCGCGTTTTTCGGGAGCTTGGACCGAGGAGTTCATGGCCTGATCGTTCGTTCGAGAATGCACAGGTTCGCGCCCGATGTCCTGAATATTATTACGACTTCACCACCGTTCACGAGGATGCTGGCAGCCTGCCTTATTGGATGGAACCCAGCTGCCCCGGCGAAACGGTAGAATCGGCGTTCGCCAGACTGGTTTCCGCGTTTCCAGGACTCATGGATGGCGTGCCGATTACGCGAACGATACCCATCAATGGCGAAAATGTTTTACCTTCGCTCGAGCTTGCGCGCGGCGGCAATACCCTCATCCTCGAACCTCGGTTGCTCGGCCGGTTGCCCAACGTCGTACCGACATTCGACGGTCGGGCGTGTCGCCGCTCGGATATGGTATGGTCGCGACTGGCGGTGCATTTGGAGCGGGCGCGCTTTGCTCGTATTCCGCTTCCGGTTTGGCAGGATCGAACGGGAGCTGGACGCTCGAGTTTTGGCGCGGACAAAGTGGTGGATGATGCCCGAGGTTCCGCGCTGATCCGTGCTTTCGATGCATTGATTGCCGAGGGGCAGCTCGCTCTTGGGCAGCGGATATCGGAGGAGGTAGCGTGGCGGGCGGCGCATGTGTTTCGCACGCATTTGTCCGCGCGTCTCGATGCCATTCAAAGGTCGGAGCGGCGCGCAGGCATGTTGCTTGGCGAAATTGAATCATACCTGTCGACGATGCTCGAAAACGATACGTTTGCAGCCGATGCGATGCTGCTAAAACGGTGCGTCGCCGACCTCAAAAACGCGCTGGAACCTGGGTGCGTACCGCCCTGTCGTGTCGATGATTCGCTCGCCGTGCAGCGTTTTTTCGTCGGCCTGCACGAAACGTTGGACGAGTATCGTCGGGGCGCCGATTTGGCCACGCTGTAAACCGTATTCACTCCTCCATCTCATGCTCTGCCACGAGCGCCTTCAGCTCGCGGCGTAATCGTTTGAGCTCGCGTTTGGGAAGTTGGCGAACCAAATCCACTATCTGCGCAATATCATTCTCTTTCGGGAAGGACAAGAGGACCGGAGAGCAAGTGCCGAGGCCAATCGCAATTCGCTCCACGGTCTCGATCGTGATCGAGGCCAAACCTTGTTCAATGCTCGAAAGATGACCCTTCGATATCGACGTCGCGTCTGCAAGCCGACTGAGTGAAATTCCAAGCTCGGTACGCAGTGCCCGCATCCGAGCCCCGAACTTGAGCGTGAACGGTGTGGCTTTGGTTCGTCTGGGCATGCCGCTCGACTATCACGACAATCGCGCAAGGAAAAACCTTTTCGTCAACTGGGGTTCGTCCCGTACGATTTTAGGTTCGGCCAACTATCATAAAGGTTTGCCCGAGCGTCATTTTTGCACGTAATGCCATGCTGTCGAACGAGAGGGGGTGACGACGAAGGCGAGATGGTGGTAAACTCGTGTGCCCCATGCCCCAACCGCCTGCTGTTCTCGTCGCGACATGCTTGGTCCTTCTTTCGAGTGGATGCTCGAAAGAAGAGCCGTCGCGCGGGCCTTCTGCGGGGCCGTCGTCGGGTTTGTCCGCGGATTCTTCGCTCGTCGCGTCCGCTCTGCCGTCTCCATCTGCCGCGGCGCCCAAGGCATCCACGACTGCTGGGCGCGATGGGAACGATCCCCTGTTTCACCCCGAGAAAGCGACGCTCACCGCGCCCGACAAATTCCGCGTCGAGTTCGTGACGACGAAGGGCAACTTCATCGTCGAAGTGACGCGCGCATGGTCACCGCATGGCGCGGATCGATTCTACAACTTGGTGAAACTCGGGTTTTACGACGGCGTGCGCTTCCACCGCGCCATCGACGACTTCATGGTTCAATTCGGCATTCATCCCGAACCTTCCGTCAATGGAGCTTGGTACAAGGCGTTCATCCCGGATGATCCCGTGGTCGAAAGCAATCGCCGTTCGTACGTCACGTTCGCCCACGCGGGCAAGGACACACGCACCACGCAAATCTTCATCAGCTACGTGGACAAACAGCGGCGCCTCGACAAGGACGGTTTTTCTCCGTTCGGCAAAGTCGTCGAAGGAATGAACGTCGTCGATTCGCTCTACAAAGGGTACGGCGAATTGTCCCCCAAGGGCAAAGGCCCAAATGCAAGCCGCGCGCAGCGCGAGGGCCAAGCCTACCTCGACGCCGAATTCCCCAAGCTCGATGCCATCAAACAGGCACGAGTGCTTTGACATCACTCGTCATCGAGGGTTTGTCCGCGGACAGCGCCTCGGTCTCGTACCGTAAGGTCGTGCTCGTAGACCTGAGCGGCTGTCAAGCAAGAACGCGTCGATTGTGATGACGACGCCAAAGGTGGGTGCTTTTTCTTTCGGTTCGCATTTGGCATTCCAACAGCCTTCCCGCGCGCCGCGACTCTTGCGACAATGCCGCCGATGCCTGAGGCTGATGAACGTCCGGTGCAGTCCGGCACGGTCGAAATCGTGACGTCAACGACGGACCTGACGCCCGAGTTGAGCTCGGCGATGACGCTGCTCGGGAGTGAGCCGGTGGCGATCGAGCAGCCTCCGGACGCGCTCGTCGGTACGACGTTGAGCGGCAACTACAAGGTGCTGCGAGTGATCGGCGAAGGCGGGATGGGGCGCGTTTACGAAGCGCAACACACGCGCATCGCGGGCAAACGTTTTGCGATCAAACTACTTCACGCCGAGTTCGCCAGGCAGCCCGGGATACTTGCTCGTTTTCAGCGCGAGGCCGAAGCGTCGGCATCGATCAGTCATCCGAACGTCGTGGGTGTGTACGACGTCGACCGGACGCCCGATGGCCAGCCGTTCATGGTGTCGGAGCTGCTCGCAGGGCAAGACTTGAGCAAGCTGCTCGAATCGCAGGAGCGTATCACGGTGAAGCAAGCCGTCATCATTACGCGGCAGGTTTGTCGCGCTCTGCAGGCGGCGCATGACAAAGGCGTGATTCACCGGGATGTCAAACCGGAGAACGTATTCATCACCGGAGCGCTCGACGAGCCGACGGCCAAGGTGCTCGATTTTGGTATTTCTCGATTGCAGAATGAAGGAAGCTCGAGTTTGACCAAGACCGGAATGGTCATTGGAACACCTGCGTACATGGCGCCCGAGCAGGCCATGGGTGGCCAAGTCGACGCTCGAGTGGACGTGTATGGCGTGGGGGCGATTCTTTATCGAACACTCACGGGACGGCTTCCGTATGGCGACGAAGAGCCGACGGTGACGATTGCGAAGTTATTGACGACCGAGCCGGAAAGGCCGCGACAAGTAGCGCCGGAGA
The nucleotide sequence above comes from Polyangiaceae bacterium. Encoded proteins:
- a CDS encoding M20/M25/M40 family metallo-hydrolase, which codes for MHETNLPNATDDAFLQRFCALVSEFVSARSTASHPEGLGHVRQAIAARLSALGFTVNMLGEKRAAPVVVAVRPGAKDAPNVGLFAHYDVEEAGDGWSTDPFVPVIADGRVHGRGTGDNLGPLALRLLALEDALNTNDRLPGLVWVIQGEEEIGSPWAHSVFPTLDLPPVAIWLEETGYFEEDGTQRILARRIPPKLSRVVDCITAMASAAGRDVRILDRYLNKAFGEARCPCLTHLLRDAPYLAIGPNDTRTRIHAANESLPLGTILLSKAQFVSVLHEVARCE
- a CDS encoding arylamine N-acetyltransferase; this translates as MRVIDDPDLGNWLTRAEAEAFCERLGVNVSQRDAAKLGALVRAYLGKIPFHNVHMLVRYGREPSRAEILADMGRGLGGPCNVMNPFFAALLAQLGYDVTLLSGSMQQPDCHIALCVRFGEHAYWADVGNGHPYLEPIRLGDESPKFSAGLGYRLVARPSCGYVIEHQFDRGGPWKTCYTFTLEPRPHRFFAAMIAEHHTKPGFGPFMTGLRLIRVPDGSLTAIRDDVLLTGRDVIQKHHLASKNALIDAVTEHFGDIDLPIRDAVKVLERQGITMFSSRSERNDEDVLRE
- a CDS encoding phytanoyl-CoA dioxygenase family protein, which produces MMKTFCVNDTRAKVFFDEHGFVIIEPQFCHDERKALLRALEGLIDKYSQEQGLHRDTYLENISQWRDIWREDASGTYRALLQDERLWATAAHFLGHRGTRLLHDHVIMKPARASGTVPWHQDYPYWPVAPAEGLSCWCPLEDVGPEGGCLEVIDGSHLFGESPPQDFLAGGRAEFDVHDDLVRLPARAGSIVVLHSLTWHRTGPNLDAGSRPAYISLWLPADARYAPEHSGWHPVNEHVTVKPGEVLNDDWFPRFGELVVREHVTASPHAAPPFDASSDTLSMFTASATIAEQLRTILERAGAGHRVGGIGVLLSVDGAAEMIVRETLRAGVCRADQVRDLERALANLRISADAYRLHRARNVYNGAYSEWWNVAGRAWSAHLRAERSGLAEI
- a CDS encoding helix-turn-helix transcriptional regulator, which produces MPRRTKATPFTLKFGARMRALRTELGISLSRLADATSISKGHLSSIEQGLASITIETVERIAIGLGTCSPVLLSFPKENDIAQIVDLVRQLPKRELKRLRRELKALVAEHEMEE
- a CDS encoding peptidylprolyl isomerase, with the protein product MPQPPAVLVATCLVLLSSGCSKEEPSRGPSAGPSSGLSADSSLVASALPSPSAAAPKASTTAGRDGNDPLFHPEKATLTAPDKFRVEFVTTKGNFIVEVTRAWSPHGADRFYNLVKLGFYDGVRFHRAIDDFMVQFGIHPEPSVNGAWYKAFIPDDPVVESNRRSYVTFAHAGKDTRTTQIFISYVDKQRRLDKDGFSPFGKVVEGMNVVDSLYKGYGELSPKGKGPNASRAQREGQAYLDAEFPKLDAIKQARVL